In Gadus chalcogrammus isolate NIFS_2021 chromosome 13, NIFS_Gcha_1.0, whole genome shotgun sequence, the genomic stretch CTTCAaagctctctccctccttctccgcATTCCCTATTCTTCGCTGTAAGGACACTGTTCGAGTTGGGACGGTGACAATGGCCGCTTGCAGGTGCGCGGGGCGGTAATCGCATCAGAGTGATTTAAGGTGATAAATGAACGATGATCTCCAAGGCCAGATTGTTCTCAGGGTTTACGCGCAGTGCAGGTGAATGGGGGGGAGTGCGAGCCTCTTGTTTGAGGTCTCCATGGAGACCGCCCGCGCGGCGCCAGGCTGACAGGCGTCAAGGCTCGAATGAATGGGTGACGTCACCGCGCTGGCGCCTGCCAGTCTGCTCCGGCTTGTTTGGACAATCTGCGAGAAGATTCAGAACAGAGCGATGCAATTTCAGCGTGCACACACGGAGAACATGTGAAGGAATCCGCCAAGTCGCTCATAGGGATTTCCTTCaccaaaaaggaaaaaggaaagtCTGTGCTAAAAAGTATAGCTCGTATGAAGAAAgctttgaataaataaataaaaaccttcCAACTCTATACAGCTCATAGCATAGGCGGACGACTGTTCGAGACGACTGTTCCCCCGTTTACCCTTATCGTTGCAATGCGATACTTTGCTTTTATTTCTTATCTCGGATGTTTTATACAAGTTTGAATTTCCAGTGGTTTCAATgcacacaaataataataagagtAAACAACGAGCTAAAGCGGATCCCAAACAAACTTCTGAAATTGGTGAGAACTGAAAACAACTTTACACCAGATAAACTCCCGGACAGATGTATAATTTATATAAGCCGCTACATAAAAGTACCCACAACTATTCGTCGTATTGTGCATTCATTGGCATTCACAACATCTGTAGCATACCCACTACGATGGTCAGTAGCACTGTGGTGGTAATTATAATCAACTATTCATTCTATTCATCCCTTCCTCAtcccacacacattctcacagtTCATAGGCATTCACCACCCCTTGAATGTCCCCAGGCAATCTACACCTGCAGAGTCCCCCGGCCACGGGACAGCTGGATTCCCACATATTACCCGTAAAAGACACACATTTGTTTCCATTTGTAACGCCATCCCTCAAACAGATTGTAAATCCCGATAACCAGGCAACCGACGCCATTGGCCGAGAGCGGTGTTGTGGGACGACCCGCCAATGCAAACCCCGGCGCCCCATTGGTCCGCTGCTCCGAGACGGGATACGTCAGGGAACGCCCCTAGGGTCCCGGTCGACTATAAAGCCGGGCTGGTTCACCCATGTGGACGTTGCAAACTGTCAACATTGCCGTGCATCAACTCTTGAGAGCTGAAACAGTATTTCTTCGCTCACCAAACTCCTCTCgacttttttttatgtacaatcATTGTACCTCCTTTTTCTTGGAAACTACATCTCCCAGCCAAGCAGCCGTCAACATGAAGGTAGTCGGATCTACGTGCGCACTGAAAAGCAAGGTCGGCGGCGAGGACATGGTGCGCTGCCTGTCCGACCAGAGTCTGGCCATCTCCAAGATGTCCAAGATCCCGCTGCTGGACGAGCAGATGAGCGTCTTCCTGCAGGACATGAACAGCTGTTACAGCAAGCTGAAGGAGCTGGTGCCCACCCTGCCCACCAACAAGAAGGCCAGCAAGGTGGAGATCCTGCAGCACGTCATTGACTACATCTGGGACCTCCAGGTTGAGCTGGACGAGCCCGAGAAGAGCCGTCATGGCTCAGGGCTACCCCGCACGCCGCTGACCACCCTCAACGCGGAGCTGGCCAGCATTTCAGTCGAGGTAAATATTGTTCTGAGGCTTGGACCACTCACAGACTCTTGCTTAACTTTGCGTAATAGTTGCATCATGAATCAGGGAAGGGATGACAAGCTATGGCGTTGATGTTTATTCTTTGTGCTTTGGCTGTGATCGTATTATTAACGTTTGctttccctcttccctctcaaCAGAACGGCTGCTCAGACGACAGGATCATGTGCCgctaaagacagagagacacacagagacacacaccgagCATCGCTTCAGCATTCCGAGAAGAGGCGAGCCAAGTGAAGAACCGAACAAGGCTGACTGGCGTGACCCCGATGAACCACGTCGAAAACCCAACCTTGAACAGCTTAGTAGGGACGTTTGAATAGCCCACGCTAGACAGTATACTCCGTGGACCTTCTCCCGAGGCCCGCCATTCGTCgagagctggagaaggagagtggGGGGGCCCAATAGACTGGGTTGGCCCCCGGACACCATGGCGGTTTATAGGCTGCACTGGAGCAAGTTGTTTGCTTGTAGAGCTGCAGAAGAAAAGTCTAAAAAGTTACTGTTACGTTTTTGTATCTTgtaaaaccttttttttgtcgaaaaatgtttttttgtaaaatgaaaaaatcaTGCTCAGAATTCTGAGCGaaaaattgtattgtatattaCAATGTCACATTATGTGAAAGAATATATTGTTTCTTGCAATGTATGTTATTGGTGTTTTTATTAAAACaagattattttttatcaagtaTACCTGTGTTGGTCGATTTTTCTGTAGCATATATTAGAGTCAAAATACCAAAGCACATGGGAAAGCATAACTTATTTGAAAGTGAAGTCTTAAAAGGCTGTAcgcatataggcctacaaaatcCGCAGGGTTTAGTATAGGCCCCATTTTATGAGGCTGTATGTCGTAGATCACAGTGGTCGATCCCGTGAGGAACACATAAGGCGCTGGTAGAGGTCAGGACAATCGCCACACAACCATTAATGCACATTCAAATGTTACCCCTTGTCACGCAAAAACCAGGCTGGTGGCCTGCGCACACAATGACGCATTCCTTGTTAAATCGctcatttgtatttgtatggCTCGTTAAGGTATCACATTACCAGCGAAACTCACACTTTGGTGAGTTGGGTGTTCAGGGGTCTTAACGAATAGTTCCCCAAAATTATTTAAAGCAATCACAAGCAGACCCAAACTTAACCAATAGGCTTGCCACCATACTCTCATGACCTATTTCAATATGTGAATAATTAAGGCGAGTCCATTAAGGAGGGCTATAATGGCTTTAACATTTGGCCAAATACATGATGTCAGCTAAAATTCCAATAAACGTCCTAATAAAACGTACATTTGAAAATGGTGTTCCGATAGGAGTGCGTCTAAATCAGTCGCTCGACAACATTAAAGTTTCGCCTTTCGGTGGGGCACGGGTTAAAACGGGCTTCGGAACGCCAATTCGTTATAAGATTTATTCAGTCTCCCTGGTGCAATGTTTTTCCCATTTCCCTGCGGTGCGATGCGCACAGCTGCAGCCCCGGCGTCCCGAGGCccggccagtgtgtgtgtgtgtgtgtgtgtgtgtgtgtgtgtgtgtgtgtgtgtgtgtgtgtgtgtgtgtgtatgtgtgagtgtgtgtgtgattgtgtttgtgtgatagcTTTGTGCCAAGGGCAGGGGAGGGCGGCGGGCCCCAGACTGAGCGGCGCCTCGGCACACCTGGGGAAGTTCAGGTTAAATAGCTCCACATTCCTCAACACACAGCTGATTGAAACATTAACAAACAGTAATCCACCAGCCAGGCCGCAGATGGGCCGGGAAAGCTGCCAACAGAGAGACTC encodes the following:
- the id1 gene encoding DNA-binding protein inhibitor ID-1; translated protein: MWTLQTVNIAVHQLLRAETVFLRSPNSSRLFFMYNHCTSFFLETTSPSQAAVNMKVVGSTCALKSKVGGEDMVRCLSDQSLAISKMSKIPLLDEQMSVFLQDMNSCYSKLKELVPTLPTNKKASKVEILQHVIDYIWDLQVELDEPEKSRHGSGLPRTPLTTLNAELASISVENGCSDDRIMCR